A genomic window from Elaeis guineensis isolate ETL-2024a chromosome 3, EG11, whole genome shotgun sequence includes:
- the LOC140856227 gene encoding uncharacterized protein, whose amino-acid sequence MPVLPARPSPDQQAILDKWIDEDNRTRCYILTSMSHDLQCLHKNIRTTKQILTHLQKLYDEQSRTARFEVTRKLFRAKMRDGQSMHDHCLIIIKDIEELHKLRMNMDKELLVGDS is encoded by the exons ATGCCCGTGTTGCCGGCTCGTCCATCTCCTgatcaacaagctatacttgacaagTGGATCGACGAAGACAACAGGACTAGGTGCTATATTCTTACATCCATGTCCCATGATCTTCAGTGCCTGCATAAAAATATAAGGACCACCAAACAAATTCTGACTCATCTGCaaaagttgtatgatgagcaaagTCGCACGGCTCGCTTTGAAGTCACCCGCAAACTTTTTAGAgcgaagatgcgtgatggacagtccatGCATGATCATTGTCTGATAATAATcaaagacattgaagagcttCACAAACTCAGAATGAATATGGATAAAGAACTGCTG GTTGGTGATAGCTGA